In the Clostridium beijerinckii genome, one interval contains:
- a CDS encoding AraC family transcriptional regulator, which translates to MLKMTLLNDNSEVVSYNFADFPVRAKKSLLSDYPAMAAANHWHTDWEFILLLNGKMSYSVNGKSYELQEGQAIFINSEQMHYGYSADGSDCSFICILFPPSIISSITRIRETYILPVCEDTSNPFFILHPEITWQRNLIELLKNVYELCNEEKDGFELHVMSLFNTICFSLYNNIKDSISIQETADDKKLEAMHNMTGYIQKNYQKRITLNEIAAAGNVCRSSCCDIFKLILNKTPVSYLTEYRLEKSIELLKISSLSVTEIALQCGFTGSSYFTEIFHKTLGCTPSQYRKKKFNNI; encoded by the coding sequence ATGTTAAAGATGACACTATTAAATGATAACTCAGAAGTTGTATCTTATAACTTCGCAGATTTTCCTGTTCGTGCGAAAAAGTCCTTGCTTTCAGATTATCCAGCTATGGCTGCTGCTAACCATTGGCATACTGACTGGGAATTCATCTTACTTTTAAATGGTAAAATGTCTTATTCTGTAAATGGTAAGAGCTATGAATTACAAGAAGGGCAGGCAATTTTTATAAATTCTGAGCAGATGCATTATGGATATTCTGCTGATGGCTCTGATTGTAGTTTTATATGTATTTTGTTTCCACCATCCATTATTTCTAGCATTACAAGAATCAGGGAAACTTATATACTGCCAGTATGTGAAGACACATCCAATCCATTTTTTATATTGCATCCCGAAATCACTTGGCAAAGAAACTTGATTGAACTTTTGAAAAACGTTTATGAGTTATGTAATGAAGAAAAGGATGGATTTGAATTACATGTCATGAGCCTTTTTAATACAATATGTTTCAGCCTTTATAACAATATAAAAGATAGCATTTCCATTCAAGAAACAGCTGATGACAAAAAACTTGAAGCTATGCATAATATGACGGGATATATACAGAAAAATTATCAAAAAAGAATCACTTTAAATGAGATTGCCGCTGCTGGAAATGTATGTCGTAGTAGCTGTTGTGATATTTTCAAGCTTATTTTGAATAAGACTCCTGTTTCCTATTTAACAGAATATCGTCTAGAAAAGAGCATTGAACTCCTAAAGATTTCTTCCCTTTCAGTTACTGAAATAGCACTTCAATGTGGATTTACAGGTTCAAGCTATTTTACGGAAATATTTCATAAAACACTAGGGTGTACTCCTTCTCAATACAGAAAAAAGAAATTTAATAACATATGA
- a CDS encoding AraC family transcriptional regulator: MNNIKCERRIYSFKSDTHAHEYGQLILPLKGALSIETDYKKLDLKDDSLFFLPPDCKHTFNADNTNEFLVLDIPDKMLNKYDMEKMCGGQDILFDEKWKAIRYLLLNEADVHKTSSSINNLFLYFYNFITTGNSPNSIKYINDNFTEDIDLKKLADIEHYNVSYYSEWFKNNMSVSPTEYIQNLRVKRAKELLLNTNLTVLQISQMVGYEHNSSFTKVFKNSEKISPTEFRRNIKK, from the coding sequence TTGAATAATATAAAATGTGAGCGTAGAATATATAGTTTTAAAAGTGATACTCATGCTCATGAATATGGACAACTTATCTTGCCACTTAAAGGTGCCCTTTCTATAGAAACTGATTATAAGAAATTAGATTTAAAAGATGATTCATTATTCTTTCTTCCTCCAGATTGCAAACATACTTTTAATGCTGATAATACTAATGAATTCCTAGTATTAGATATACCTGATAAAATGCTCAACAAATATGACATGGAAAAAATGTGTGGTGGACAGGATATTTTGTTTGATGAAAAATGGAAAGCAATAAGATATTTATTGTTAAATGAAGCTGATGTTCACAAAACATCTAGCTCTATAAATAACTTATTCCTCTACTTTTATAATTTTATTACTACTGGAAATTCACCTAATTCCATTAAATATATTAATGATAATTTTACCGAAGATATTGATTTAAAAAAGCTAGCAGATATAGAGCATTACAACGTCAGTTATTATAGTGAATGGTTTAAAAATAATATGAGCGTTTCTCCTACTGAATACATACAAAATTTAAGAGTAAAAAGAGCAAAAGAACTCCTTTTAAATACAAACTTAACAGTTTTGCAAATTTCTCAAATGGTTGGCTATGAACACAATTCATCATTTACCAAGGTATTTAAAAACTCAGAAAAAATATCACCTACTGAGTTTAGAAGAAACATCAAAAAATAG
- a CDS encoding epoxyqueuosine reductase, giving the protein MKKKITKLIKNFIKEYERQDNISTRWGDPLVGFADANDPYILNFKGLITPTHKLPTDVLSDASIVIAYFVPFTKELAKTNGTPGDVSSPEWALAYEETNAMFVKLNEYMISELRKLGYHADISPEASTFDQKILKSNWSHRHFAKAAGLGTFGINNMLITSVGCCGRYNTIVTNLDVKADSTLKEELCLYKKNGSCGVCVKHCPSGALTLDGYDRHKCYVVLMKNAELYTEFGSSYTDESGDEPNSIGSEVCGKCVVNTPCTFFIK; this is encoded by the coding sequence ATGAAAAAAAAAATCACTAAATTGATAAAAAACTTTATTAAAGAATATGAAAGGCAAGATAATATTTCAACAAGATGGGGTGATCCTTTAGTAGGTTTTGCTGATGCTAATGATCCTTACATTTTAAATTTTAAGGGGCTTATTACACCAACTCATAAATTACCAACCGATGTACTTTCCGATGCATCAATTGTCATAGCATACTTTGTCCCATTCACTAAAGAATTGGCTAAAACCAATGGAACTCCTGGTGATGTTTCCTCTCCCGAATGGGCATTAGCTTATGAAGAAACTAATGCAATGTTTGTTAAGCTTAATGAATATATGATATCAGAACTGCGGAAACTTGGATATCATGCAGATATTTCGCCAGAAGCTTCTACATTTGACCAGAAGATATTAAAAAGCAATTGGTCTCATCGTCATTTTGCAAAAGCAGCTGGTCTTGGAACCTTTGGTATCAATAATATGCTTATAACTAGTGTTGGATGCTGCGGAAGGTATAACACCATTGTAACAAATCTAGATGTAAAAGCAGATTCGACTTTAAAAGAAGAGCTTTGCTTGTATAAAAAGAATGGAAGCTGTGGTGTATGTGTAAAACATTGTCCATCAGGTGCATTAACTTTAGATGGATATGATAGACACAAATGCTATGTGGTACTAATGAAAAATGCAGAATTATATACAGAGTTTGGAAGTTCTTACACCGATGAATCTGGTGATGAACCAAACAGTATAGGTAGTGAAGTATGTGGAAAGTGCGTAGTAAATACACCATGCACATTTTTTATCAAATAG
- a CDS encoding GNAT family N-acetyltransferase yields MNIRIYKTGDCEEIIKLFYETVHSINVRDYTKSQLDAWAPKKINIAKWNKSFSKDYTIVAEDIGSIVGFGNLDHTGYFDKLFVHKDYQGEGIATMIASELEKYSQENNIKVITVEASITAKPFFEKRGYHIVRQQEVERKGQLLTNFVMKKLL; encoded by the coding sequence ATGAATATAAGGATATATAAAACTGGTGACTGTGAAGAAATAATTAAATTATTTTATGAAACAGTACATTCTATAAATGTGAGGGATTATACAAAATCTCAACTTGATGCTTGGGCGCCAAAGAAAATTAATATAGCTAAATGGAATAAATCGTTTTCTAAAGATTATACTATTGTGGCTGAAGATATTGGTAGTATAGTAGGGTTTGGTAACTTAGATCATACTGGATATTTTGACAAACTTTTTGTCCACAAAGATTACCAAGGTGAAGGAATAGCGACAATGATTGCTAGTGAGTTAGAAAAATATTCACAAGAAAATAATATTAAAGTTATAACAGTGGAAGCATCTATAACAGCAAAGCCTTTTTTTGAAAAACGTGGCTATCATATAGTGAGGCAGCAAGAAGTTGAAAGAAAGGGGCAATTATTAACTAATTTTGTAATGAAAAAATTATTGTAA
- a CDS encoding DMT family transporter: protein MTWLMLIFAGLFETGGAIGLKYSEGFTRLIPSVFTIIGMIASFYFLSLALKGLPLGTAYAIWTGIGTVGTVALGMILFKEPVEIIRLICIGFIVIGIVGLKIVSSH, encoded by the coding sequence ATGACATGGTTAATGTTAATTTTTGCAGGTTTATTTGAAACGGGAGGGGCTATAGGTTTAAAGTATTCAGAAGGATTTACAAGGCTTATACCAAGTGTATTTACGATAATTGGTATGATAGCAAGTTTCTATTTTTTATCGTTGGCATTAAAGGGTCTTCCTTTAGGCACTGCATACGCAATTTGGACTGGAATTGGTACAGTTGGAACTGTAGCTTTAGGAATGATACTATTTAAAGAACCTGTTGAGATAATTAGACTAATTTGTATTGGATTTATAGTGATTGGGATAGTTGGATTAAAGATTGTATCTTCACATTAA
- a CDS encoding TPM domain-containing protein yields the protein MKVKKIILSSLILLLLMTIGVYAAGKHIVDDAKVLKQDTINTVEENLAKIEKNTDVIVKFDVVKTLNGKSIDDYSKEYAKSNISGEQYILFVTSIGDKKNKILVGDKADDILSQSDISNIVALPNSDFKANNFDSGIMKVGKALDEKVTTKAVNTGKAEVVKDGYSKTVSHKTNYFGVFVIIIVIILIAIILFKVIKNKMNKDYEERKRKFAEENNLESYLDSDDNSFHSGNISKSETKQNYSSHGNDSDYRNNNESSSNFNNNNSAFNNNSTRTSDNASNNYDTYPSGSHVNNTTIINNNNSNNDFLEGMIVGEMVSESSRNHHEHYDEHYHEEHGYRDDNEHYRETSSYNSNSLDNNSSKESNSSSDSSSDSVYLSGNWDSDNSTSSWDSDGDSSSSSEESSSSWGSDDDSSSDSDSSSSSWDSDSDSSSSSDDSSSSSDSGSSDW from the coding sequence ATGAAAGTAAAGAAGATTATTTTATCAAGTTTAATATTATTATTACTAATGACAATTGGGGTGTATGCAGCAGGTAAGCATATAGTAGATGATGCCAAAGTTCTAAAACAAGATACTATTAATACTGTTGAAGAAAACTTAGCCAAAATAGAAAAGAATACAGATGTAATAGTTAAATTTGATGTAGTCAAAACATTGAATGGAAAAAGTATTGATGATTACTCGAAAGAATATGCAAAGAGCAATATAAGTGGAGAGCAATACATTTTATTTGTAACATCAATAGGTGATAAGAAAAATAAAATTTTAGTTGGCGATAAGGCAGATGACATTTTGTCTCAATCAGATATATCCAATATTGTTGCATTACCAAATTCAGACTTTAAAGCTAACAATTTTGATAGTGGAATTATGAAAGTTGGAAAGGCACTCGATGAAAAAGTTACAACTAAGGCAGTTAATACTGGCAAAGCTGAAGTGGTAAAGGATGGTTATTCAAAAACTGTATCCCATAAAACAAATTATTTTGGGGTATTTGTTATTATAATAGTTATTATATTAATTGCAATAATATTATTTAAAGTCATAAAAAATAAAATGAATAAAGATTATGAAGAAAGAAAAAGGAAATTCGCTGAGGAAAATAATTTAGAATCATATTTAGATTCTGATGATAACTCATTTCATTCAGGCAATATAAGTAAAAGTGAAACAAAACAAAATTATTCAAGTCATGGAAATGACTCGGATTATAGAAACAATAATGAGTCTTCTTCTAATTTTAATAACAATAATTCAGCTTTTAATAATAACTCAACAAGGACATCAGATAATGCATCAAACAATTATGATACATATCCTTCAGGTAGCCATGTAAATAATACTACTATAATAAATAACAACAATAGTAATAATGATTTTCTAGAAGGTATGATCGTAGGTGAAATGGTATCTGAATCTTCACGTAACCATCATGAACATTATGATGAGCATTATCATGAAGAACATGGATATAGAGATGATAACGAACATTATAGGGAAACTTCATCATATAATTCTAATAGCTTGGATAACAACAGTTCTAAGGAGTCTAACTCATCATCAGATTCAAGTAGCGATTCAGTATATTTATCTGGTAATTGGGATTCAGATAATAGTACAAGCAGTTGGGACTCAGATGGCGACTCAAGTTCAAGCTCAGAAGAATCATCATCTAGTTGGGGATCAGATGACGATTCAAGTTCAGATTCAGATAGTTCATCATCTAGTTGGGATTCAGATAGCGACTCGAGTTCAAGTTCAGATGACTCATCATCTAGCTCAGATTCTGGATCTAGTGATTGGTAA
- a CDS encoding penicillin-binding transpeptidase domain-containing protein: MKKITNIMLTCMICMQMIGCNNQNANLNDKLVDNKESLTNSSTSDNFTIKAVDYSEAFSGIQGCAIFLNDNKKEYQIYNEEACQKEVSPCSTFKIISTLIGLKKGILTSAETKMNYNGTKYPIDDWNRDLNLKEAFQASCIWYFRSVIDKVGQDSMQEEINKIHYGNCDISEWRGRSINSFPELNGFWLESSLKISPKEQVKILSNIFDGKTDFSNENIEILKEIMLVDKINNVFVYGKTGTGGEDNAWFVGMIEKGDEKYSFAVHLNKGKGNEISGQKAKEIAFKIINQYYK; the protein is encoded by the coding sequence ATGAAAAAAATTACTAATATTATGTTAACTTGTATGATATGCATGCAGATGATTGGGTGTAATAATCAAAATGCAAATCTAAATGATAAATTAGTTGATAATAAAGAGAGTTTAACAAATTCGTCTACTAGTGACAATTTTACAATAAAAGCTGTTGACTATAGCGAAGCCTTTAGTGGTATTCAAGGGTGTGCGATATTTTTAAATGATAATAAAAAAGAATATCAAATTTATAATGAAGAAGCATGTCAAAAAGAGGTATCACCATGTTCAACATTTAAGATAATTTCAACATTAATCGGTCTTAAGAAAGGTATACTAACTTCTGCTGAAACAAAAATGAATTATAATGGAACTAAATATCCTATAGATGATTGGAATAGAGATTTGAACCTAAAAGAGGCTTTTCAAGCATCCTGTATTTGGTATTTTAGATCTGTTATAGATAAAGTTGGCCAAGATAGCATGCAAGAAGAAATTAATAAAATTCATTATGGAAACTGTGATATAAGTGAATGGAGAGGTAGAAGTATTAATTCCTTTCCAGAATTAAATGGTTTTTGGTTAGAGTCTTCCTTGAAAATTTCACCTAAAGAACAAGTAAAGATTTTATCAAATATTTTTGATGGCAAAACTGATTTTTCTAACGAAAATATTGAAATACTTAAAGAAATAATGTTAGTAGATAAAATTAATAATGTTTTTGTATATGGTAAAACGGGTACAGGAGGCGAAGATAATGCCTGGTTTGTTGGAATGATTGAAAAGGGAGATGAAAAGTATTCATTTGCAGTTCATTTAAATAAAGGTAAGGGAAATGAAATTTCAGGACAAAAGGCAAAAGAAATTGCATTTAAGATTATAAACCAATATTACAAATAA
- a CDS encoding 4Fe-4S binding protein, translated as MDKQYFIKTAEDFVENSQDNYITKEIAISENVVGMKIFDAPILAFGSVDDEYFTLLKQPSAIGKHFMLPKEWLPQSKTVISFFLPFSEAVKKGNRRNMSWPSEEWLHGRIEGQSLLNKLCMHLKSELINAGYNSVVPTLDERFWSNANHPNHEEKFTSNWSERHAAFVCGLGTFGLSKGLITKKGISGRLGSIITELYLSPDKREYENIYEYCSMCGKCVKNCPANAISIENGKNHIICSEFLDKTMEKHKPRYGCGKCQIDVPCESRIPKQHNVK; from the coding sequence ATGGATAAACAATATTTTATAAAAACCGCAGAAGACTTTGTTGAGAATTCACAAGATAACTATATAACAAAGGAAATAGCTATTTCAGAAAATGTTGTAGGAATGAAAATTTTTGATGCTCCAATTCTGGCATTTGGTTCTGTTGATGATGAGTACTTTACATTATTGAAACAACCATCAGCAATTGGAAAACACTTCATGCTTCCAAAAGAGTGGTTACCACAATCAAAAACTGTGATATCATTTTTCTTACCATTTAGCGAAGCGGTTAAAAAAGGAAATAGAAGGAACATGTCATGGCCTTCTGAAGAATGGCTTCATGGACGTATTGAAGGTCAGAGTTTATTAAATAAGTTGTGTATGCATTTAAAGTCTGAGTTGATTAATGCAGGATATAACAGTGTCGTACCTACTTTAGATGAAAGATTCTGGTCAAATGCTAATCATCCAAATCATGAAGAAAAATTTACAAGCAACTGGTCTGAAAGACATGCTGCTTTTGTATGCGGACTTGGAACATTCGGACTTTCTAAAGGTCTTATAACAAAGAAAGGTATATCAGGAAGACTTGGCAGCATTATCACAGAATTATACTTATCACCTGATAAGAGAGAATACGAAAATATATATGAGTACTGTTCAATGTGTGGTAAATGCGTAAAAAATTGTCCAGCTAATGCAATATCCATAGAAAATGGGAAGAATCATATTATATGTTCTGAATTTTTGGACAAAACAATGGAAAAACATAAGCCAAGATATGGCTGTGGAAAGTGTCAGATAGATGTACCTTGTGAATCTAGAATACCTAAACAGCATAATGTAAAATGA
- a CDS encoding AAA family ATPase, with product MLYDNMYIKEIRLKKEIHKDDSYIKELPVVNNLTSLDISRNVKFFVGENGSGKSTLLEAIAVNSGFNAEGGTKNFCFSSRETHSDLYKYITVVKGVQRPRDGFFLRAESFYNVATEIEKLDLESSGGVPVIKSYGGTSLHKMSHGESFITLMTNRFSGNGLYILDEPEAALSPLKQMAMLTIINELVKKRSQFIIATHSPILMAYPGADIFVIDDDGITKTPYKKTDNYMITRKFLENPEKMMGYLFE from the coding sequence GTGCTATATGATAATATGTATATAAAGGAAATACGTCTCAAGAAAGAAATTCATAAAGATGATAGCTATATTAAAGAGTTACCTGTAGTTAATAACTTAACCAGCTTAGACATATCAAGAAATGTAAAATTTTTTGTTGGTGAAAATGGTAGCGGGAAATCAACATTATTGGAAGCTATTGCTGTTAATAGTGGATTTAATGCAGAAGGAGGAACTAAAAACTTTTGTTTTTCATCAAGAGAAACACATTCAGATTTATATAAATATATTACTGTAGTTAAAGGTGTGCAGAGGCCTCGCGATGGTTTCTTTCTAAGGGCGGAAAGTTTTTATAATGTAGCTACAGAAATAGAGAAACTTGATTTAGAAAGCTCTGGGGGAGTTCCTGTTATAAAGAGTTATGGGGGTACATCATTACATAAGATGTCACATGGTGAAAGCTTCATTACACTAATGACAAATCGTTTTAGTGGAAATGGATTATATATCTTGGATGAACCAGAAGCTGCATTATCACCTCTAAAACAAATGGCTATGCTTACTATTATTAATGAACTAGTAAAGAAAAGATCACAATTTATTATTGCAACTCATTCACCAATATTAATGGCATACCCAGGTGCAGATATATTTGTTATTGATGATGATGGAATTACGAAAACTCCTTATAAAAAGACTGATAACTATATGATAACAAGAAAGTTTTTAGAAAATCCTGAAAAGATGATGGGTTATTTATTTGAATAG
- a CDS encoding type II CAAX endopeptidase family protein, translated as MTVKNFIRKDPEKVYIITVLLITWIITIMLFINPNIGKNDFALIMFIPAILAIIFNKITNDHQANLFKDTTLKSVLFGIFYPIDFIGICSFIAQLTGIGNISINKEFTFKSIIILIVSVVVGLFLALGEEYGWRGYLLPRLTKEYGKTKATIIVGVVWGLYHIPAVFLLAKATGIGNPLFLCVIQAFAAFTYSFPSSYCYYSSRSLLPVLFLHSVWNVVNPLMLGDIYTNTSGMISGDIIKINGEGVLGCILGAMMILYFVRQFRKEYKEKY; from the coding sequence ATGACTGTTAAGAATTTTATAAGAAAAGATCCTGAAAAAGTATATATTATTACTGTTCTTTTAATTACATGGATTATTACAATTATGTTGTTTATTAATCCTAATATAGGTAAAAATGATTTTGCTTTAATCATGTTCATTCCTGCAATATTAGCTATTATCTTTAATAAGATTACAAATGACCATCAAGCAAATTTATTTAAAGACACAACTTTAAAATCAGTGTTGTTTGGAATTTTCTACCCTATTGATTTTATAGGGATTTGCTCATTTATAGCTCAACTTACTGGTATCGGAAATATCAGTATAAACAAGGAATTCACATTCAAAAGTATTATAATTCTAATAGTGTCTGTAGTTGTCGGATTATTCTTAGCTTTGGGAGAAGAATATGGATGGAGGGGATATCTACTTCCTAGATTAACAAAAGAGTATGGTAAAACGAAAGCAACTATAATTGTGGGTGTAGTATGGGGATTGTATCACATTCCTGCTGTTTTTCTTTTGGCAAAAGCAACTGGAATAGGTAATCCATTATTCTTATGTGTTATTCAAGCATTTGCTGCCTTTACATATAGTTTTCCTTCATCTTATTGTTACTATTCTTCAAGGAGTTTATTACCAGTATTATTTCTGCACTCTGTGTGGAATGTGGTTAATCCTTTGATGCTTGGTGATATTTATACAAACACATCTGGGATGATAAGTGGAGATATAATAAAAATAAATGGAGAGGGTGTACTTGGATGTATTTTAGGTGCAATGATGATTTTATATTTTGTAAGGCAATTTAGAAAAGAATATAAAGAGAAATATTAG
- a CDS encoding class I SAM-dependent methyltransferase — protein MEYMGNREYWDNKFANRSGNPLNPEKSVTENITYFKKGSVLDIACGDGRNTLFLLENGFEVTGVDFSSKALDRLKTFAKRNNYLVNTKQVDLSVSNSLKDIGIFDNILINHYRLSKEQIGDLENHITDNGILFVCGFGHKHKIDSKIRKEDLIKPADFENLKRSFELIENIENEDDRGFFVTYIFRKRSA, from the coding sequence ATGGAGTATATGGGAAATAGAGAATACTGGGATAATAAATTTGCTAATAGAAGTGGTAATCCACTAAATCCAGAAAAATCGGTAACTGAAAATATTACATATTTCAAAAAAGGATCTGTTCTTGATATAGCATGTGGAGATGGTAGAAATACTTTATTTTTACTTGAAAATGGATTCGAAGTAACAGGTGTTGATTTTAGTAGTAAAGCTCTTGATAGGCTTAAGACATTTGCTAAAAGAAATAATTATTTAGTTAATACAAAGCAAGTTGACTTAAGTGTATCTAATTCTTTAAAGGATATTGGAATATTTGATAATATCTTAATCAATCATTACAGGTTAAGTAAAGAGCAGATTGGAGACTTAGAAAATCATATAACTGATAATGGGATTTTATTTGTTTGTGGTTTTGGGCATAAGCATAAGATTGATTCTAAAATTAGAAAAGAGGATCTTATTAAGCCAGCTGATTTTGAAAATTTAAAGAGATCCTTTGAGCTAATTGAAAATATAGAAAATGAAGATGATAGAGGATTTTTTGTCACTTATATTTTCCGTAAAAGATCAGCGTAA
- a CDS encoding DUF4865 family protein — MIATQYKIILPSDYNMSIIKDRVKNNGYKTDGFEDLKFKLYLTTEKGKNENLQNSYCPLYVWKDSNGLNKFLFKGFYDNIITSFGWQKVNVGIPLIDTTTYKIKDSKYVFEIEREIKPQGSLNNFKDEIEKNIPSIKESEFIVIYNPDKWKYHMFFFIDDLSKIRLLEGTTYDILHISQEKI, encoded by the coding sequence ATGATAGCAACTCAATATAAGATTATATTACCTAGCGATTATAATATGAGCATAATAAAGGATAGAGTAAAAAACAACGGATATAAAACAGATGGATTTGAAGATTTAAAGTTTAAATTATATCTAACAACAGAAAAAGGAAAAAATGAGAATTTGCAAAATAGCTACTGTCCTTTATATGTTTGGAAAGATAGTAATGGATTAAATAAATTTTTGTTTAAGGGCTTTTATGACAATATAATAACTTCTTTTGGATGGCAGAAAGTAAATGTAGGAATACCATTAATTGATACAACAACATATAAAATCAAAGATAGTAAATATGTATTTGAGATAGAAAGAGAAATAAAACCTCAGGGAAGCCTTAATAATTTTAAAGATGAAATAGAAAAAAATATTCCAAGTATTAAAGAAAGTGAATTCATAGTTATTTATAATCCTGATAAATGGAAATATCATATGTTTTTCTTCATAGATGATTTAAGCAAGATAAGATTATTAGAAGGAACAACTTATGATATACTTCACATATCACAAGAAAAAATATAA
- a CDS encoding LysR family transcriptional regulator, whose amino-acid sequence MEINDLRIFQIVAYEKSISKAALRLGYAQSNITARIKLLENKLNTTLFIRNNKGTVITPNGEKLLKYADKILELIDEVNSEFLTPKISSTIKIGATQTISASVLPKLFYLFHEKNPEVSLTLKTETQKNLLDMILKNELDGAFISDEITSSKIKKVITFKEKLALVSSISIDSISDLQTPIIVNSDADCPYRKLLRKWLSYNNSKATAIIEFDSLESILRGIDEGLGISLLPKSILPKNHNFFIYDLKDEFTELEIKFVINKNLKINPLLKSFISVTNNHLLNSQ is encoded by the coding sequence ATGGAAATTAATGATCTAAGAATATTTCAGATAGTTGCTTATGAAAAATCTATATCAAAAGCTGCTTTAAGACTTGGTTATGCTCAATCAAATATAACTGCACGAATTAAATTACTGGAGAATAAATTAAACACTACTTTATTTATAAGAAACAATAAAGGAACTGTAATTACACCTAATGGAGAAAAATTGCTTAAGTATGCAGATAAAATTCTTGAATTAATTGATGAAGTTAATAGCGAGTTCCTTACTCCTAAAATTTCTTCTACTATTAAAATAGGTGCTACTCAGACTATTTCTGCATCTGTTTTACCTAAATTATTTTATTTATTCCATGAGAAAAATCCCGAAGTATCTTTAACCTTAAAAACAGAAACTCAGAAAAATCTTCTAGATATGATTTTAAAGAATGAATTAGATGGGGCTTTTATATCTGATGAAATTACATCCTCAAAAATAAAAAAAGTTATTACCTTTAAAGAAAAGCTTGCATTAGTATCTTCTATAAGCATTGATTCTATTAGTGATTTACAAACTCCTATAATAGTAAATTCAGATGCTGATTGCCCTTATCGTAAGCTCTTACGAAAATGGCTGAGTTATAACAACTCTAAGGCTACTGCCATTATTGAATTTGATTCACTAGAATCTATCCTTAGGGGCATAGATGAAGGTCTTGGCATATCACTTTTACCAAAAAGTATTTTGCCTAAAAATCATAATTTTTTCATTTATGATTTAAAAGATGAATTTACTGAATTAGAAATTAAGTTTGTAATCAATAAGAATTTAAAAATCAATCCTTTACTTAAAAGTTTTATTAGTGTAACAAATAATCATCTTTTAAATTCTCAGTAA